The Calderihabitans maritimus genome contains the following window.
GGCCAAACCCCTCTCGGACGGATTTCTGGACCACAACGGCTGCCGACTGCTGTAACACATTTATTTCCAGATCACTTTTAGGGTCTAGGGCCAGAACGTGAATGTCCGGATCATCTCCCGCCGTCTTCAGTACTTCCCTTAAAACCTGAATTCCTTCCGGATCATCGCTTGCCTCTCCTCCAGCTAAAACCAGTTGGCAGGAATAGTTTCTTTTTACCAGTCGATAAACCTCAATCACGCCTACCGGATCTTTCAAACGGTCAAACCGGGATACTTGTAAAATGATAGGTTTATCCTCATCTATACCCAACTTCTTCAGAACTGCTTTTTTTTCTTCTTCAGTAACCGGTCGGTTTTTTTCACTGAGGGGGTCGATAGCCGGCGGCATTACGTATTCCCGACGGGCCACTCCTTTTACATATTCCGGCAAATGATAAATGGCAGCGTCAAACCTGGCAGCCAGTGGTCGCATAAAATTCCAGAGCTTTTCCAATACACCGGTAGGATCAATATGGCAGTACCAAATCCATCGTCCTTGATTCCCTTCCCGGGCCTGCACCAATCCCAGTGGCTGTTGATCATGTATTATCACAAAATCCACGTCGGGGTCGATAAGCCGGAAATTCCTCCTGTTAACTTCCCGGTATATTTCAAACATCTCCTGGGTAATATTTACCGGTTGTCCATGAAACGCGTTATGAAATGTTTTGGTTACTTGAAAAAACTCCTCATCGCCCTCCATTACCGTCCATTGCACATTCAATCCAACTTCTTCCATCAAAGGAACCAGTGTTTTTAGAATCTCAGCCACCCCACCCCCTACGGCGGTAGAATTAATATGTTGCAAACTAACTCCTTTAAGTTCTCCGGCTAAAGTTTTGATTTCTTCTATTACTTCCGTTTCCACCAGTTCTTCATATTTTTCCAAAAACATTGGTGCCATCAATGCTCCTCCTTCCCTCCGAAAGCATCGGACTTGTCTATTGTTGCCAAATCCTTTCCGGCTAACCGGGATAAAATATATAGTACCTCTTCGGGGCCTTTTACCCGATAGCGGGCCGCCGTAGGCGCAGTCTTTTCCTTATGGTTAACCAGGACGGTAATGCCTCTATCCCGGAGATAACGGAAAGCATCTTCGTCGGTAGTGTCATCACCAAAATAGACAGGTATTGTTCCAGGACATTGTGCCCATAATAGTTTTACTACGTTTCCTTTGTTGAGGGACTTTACTCTAAACTCAAGAACCTTTCTCCCCTCAAGTAATTCCAGTTCAGAACTTTCTACCTCCTTACGCCATGCATCCTTAACCTGTTTTATTAGCTGGAAAGAACGAGCGTCGCTTACCTGTCGGAAATGCAAAGCCAAAGAAGTGCCTTTATGCTCCAGCAAAAACCCCCGGTGAGTTTCCGTCAACCTTTCCAACCAGGAAAAAAGCCTGTCGATCTCCTTCTCTGCCCGGCGGTTCCGGAAAAAGGTTACCGTACCGTCGGGAAAACGTATTTCCCCCCCATGACCACCCGCCAGGTAAATTCCCCGTAAGGGCAGCATAGATTCCAAATCCTGTAAAGT
Protein-coding sequences here:
- a CDS encoding glycosyltransferase; protein product: MAPMFLEKYEELVETEVIEEIKTLAGELKGVSLQHINSTAVGGGVAEILKTLVPLMEEVGLNVQWTVMEGDEEFFQVTKTFHNAFHGQPVNITQEMFEIYREVNRRNFRLIDPDVDFVIIHDQQPLGLVQAREGNQGRWIWYCHIDPTGVLEKLWNFMRPLAARFDAAIYHLPEYVKGVARREYVMPPAIDPLSEKNRPVTEEEKKAVLKKLGIDEDKPIILQVSRFDRLKDPVGVIEVYRLVKRNYSCQLVLAGGEASDDPEGIQVLREVLKTAGDDPDIHVLALDPKSDLEINVLQQSAAVVVQKSVREGFGLTATEALWKGRPVVTTGVGGLGRQVIHGKTGLVTTTTEDMASAVERLLADRAYAAILGAAGKEHVRSNFILPVYLRSWLRLLRDLHRQGEG
- the otsB gene encoding trehalose-phosphatase; translated protein: MKECLVRLLCRHRHKKKLFLFLDYDGTLVPIAATPQMARPSDQVKQILYCLIWQKIPLAIVSGRTLQDLESMLPLRGIYLAGGHGGEIRFPDGTVTFFRNRRAEKEIDRLFSWLERLTETHRGFLLEHKGTSLALHFRQVSDARSFQLIKQVKDAWRKEVESSELELLEGRKVLEFRVKSLNKGNVVKLLWAQCPGTIPVYFGDDTTDEDAFRYLRDRGITVLVNHKEKTAPTAARYRVKGPEEVLYILSRLAGKDLATIDKSDAFGGKEEH